The Pseudomonas sp. LFM046 region GCCTTGGCCACGGGTTTCCTGGTTGGCGTTCAGCACCTGACCGGACTGGCTGGCCAGGGCGCGGGCGATGGACAGGCTGGTGACCAGCCCCAGCACGCCGCAGGCCACGGCGGAGGGCAGCAGGCGCAGCATGTCTTCGACGTCGAAGCGGATCGAGGCCAGCGGCGGCAGGCTTCCCGTGAAGGGTTGCACCAGTGCGACACCGGCGAAGCGGTCGGGCAGCGCCAGTACCAGCAGGCTGCCGCCGGCGATGCCGATCAGCAGCGCCGGCAGGCGCGGCCACAGGCTGCGGACCAGTATCGAAATGCCCAGGGTCAGCGCGGCGACGAGCATCGACGGGACGTCCAGGTTGCGTACATGCCCGGCCAGTTCCGCCGCGCTCTGCCAGGCGGTGGCACGTCCTTCCAGGCCGCCGAGACCCAGCAGGTTGGGCACCTGGCCGAGGGCGATCACCAGCGCCGCGCCCAGGGTGAAACCAAGCACCACCGACTGCGAGACGAAATTGGCCAGGGCGCCGAAGCGCAACATCCCGAGCAGCCACTGGAAGGCTCCGGCGAGAAACGTGAGCAGCAGCACCAGGCTGATGTAGTCCTGGCTACCCGGCAAGGCGAGTGGGCTGACGCTGGCGAAGAGCACCACCGAGATGGCCGCCGTCGGCCCGCAGATCAGCTGCCGCGACGAACCCCAGAGGCAGGCGACGATCACCGGCACCACCGCCGCATAGAGCCCGTACTCCGCCGGCAGGCCGGCGATCAGTGCGTAGGCGATGGATTGCGGCAGGGCGAGGATGGCGCCGGTCAGCCCCACCAGCGCATCGCGGCCAAGGCTGCGCGGGGCAATGGCGGGGAGCCAGGTCAGGAAAGGGAAGAGGTCGTTGGGTTTCACGTTGGGCGAGGCTCTTGTAGGGGCGAATTCATTCGCCAAGCAGGCCGAAGGCCTGCCATTCGGGGGCAACAGGGGGCAGCTGCGCTGCCCTTGGCGAATGAATTCGCCCCTACAGGCACGATCGGCCCCGAACTGGGCTCAGAGCTTCGCCTGCACCGCCGCCACGGCATTGCCGCCATCGCGAGTGGTCACACCCTGCAGCCAGCTCTCGACCACCGCCGGGTTGGCCTTGAGCCAGGCCTTCACCGCCGCTTCGTTGTTGGCGTTGTCGTTGAGCACCTGGTTCATGATCGAGTTCTCCATCTCCTGGGTGAACTGCAGGTTGGTCAGCAGCTTGCCCACGTTCGGGCACTGCGCGGCATAACCTTTGCGGGCCAGGGTGTTCACGCTGCCGCTGTCGCCGAAGTACTTCTCGCCGCCCTTGAGGTAGGCCATGTCGTACTGCACGTTCATCGGGTGCGGGGTCCAGCCCAGGAAGACCACGAACTGATCGCGTTTCACTGCCCGGCCCACCTGCACCAGCATCGCCTGCTCGCTGGACTCCACCAGCGTCCAGTCGCCCAGGCCGAATTCGTCCTTGGCGATCATCTGGCGGATCGACTCGTTGGCCGGTGAGCCGGAGGCGATGCCGTAGAGCTTCTTGTCGAACTTGTCGGCGAACCTGTCCAGATCGGCGAAGGTCTTCACCCCCGCGTCATAGGCATAGCGCGGCACCGCCAGGGTGTACTCGGTGCCGCTGAGATTCTGTGCCACCTTGTCGACGCTGCCGGCACTGACGAACTTGTCGTAGTTGCTCTGCTGCGCCGGCATCCAGTTGCCGAGGAAGACGTCGATCTGCCCCTTGTGCAGGCCGGCGAAGATGATCGGCACCGCCAGGGTCGGGGTTTCCGTGCGGTAGCCCAGACCATCGAGGAGGATGCGCGCCACGCCGTTGGTCACGGCGATATCGCTCCAGCCCGGATCCCCCAATTTCACCGTCGCGCAACTGGCGTCTTCCGCCTGGGCGTTGAACGCCAAGCCGGTCAGCAACACGCCGCCGGCAAGCACTGCATTGATCGTCTTCATGCCTTGGTTCCTCGCAAGAGTGGGTCAGGGTTGGGGAAAGCGCGCGCGAC contains the following coding sequences:
- a CDS encoding SulP family inorganic anion transporter; the encoded protein is MKPNDLFPFLTWLPAIAPRSLGRDALVGLTGAILALPQSIAYALIAGLPAEYGLYAAVVPVIVACLWGSSRQLICGPTAAISVVLFASVSPLALPGSQDYISLVLLLTFLAGAFQWLLGMLRFGALANFVSQSVVLGFTLGAALVIALGQVPNLLGLGGLEGRATAWQSAAELAGHVRNLDVPSMLVAALTLGISILVRSLWPRLPALLIGIAGGSLLVLALPDRFAGVALVQPFTGSLPPLASIRFDVEDMLRLLPSAVACGVLGLVTSLSIARALASQSGQVLNANQETRGQGLSNLIGACFSGYLSAGSFTRSGLNLQSGAQSPLAGVCSALWVALFALLGARLISHIPLPAMAASILLICWGLLDIRGIRQLWRVSRAEFAVMALTCAATLLLELQTAIYAGVLASLFFYLKRTSQPRVLQAKDGDDEVLRIEGSIFFGACPYLQKLIQRSRAGRLVLDAHHVNFIDYAGVSMLHEEARRLGGEGRCLVLRRARPQVERELRKLEGEGSSLVIEG
- the choX gene encoding choline ABC transporter substrate-binding protein, which translates into the protein MKTINAVLAGGVLLTGLAFNAQAEDASCATVKLGDPGWSDIAVTNGVARILLDGLGYRTETPTLAVPIIFAGLHKGQIDVFLGNWMPAQQSNYDKFVSAGSVDKVAQNLSGTEYTLAVPRYAYDAGVKTFADLDRFADKFDKKLYGIASGSPANESIRQMIAKDEFGLGDWTLVESSEQAMLVQVGRAVKRDQFVVFLGWTPHPMNVQYDMAYLKGGEKYFGDSGSVNTLARKGYAAQCPNVGKLLTNLQFTQEMENSIMNQVLNDNANNEAAVKAWLKANPAVVESWLQGVTTRDGGNAVAAVQAKL